A stretch of Dyella sp. BiH032 DNA encodes these proteins:
- a CDS encoding TonB-dependent receptor plug domain-containing protein, whose amino-acid sequence MTNGKPAIKQLLALAIGLGLAGGALAQATTGSIFGQVDATQGDSVQIKSSTGLTREVPVDEKGRYSAGQLPLGTYTVTLQRQGQAVETRDGIAIKVGAGTEVSFAGAVAAKNLSGVSVTANALPAIDVSSVDSRTVVTADQLAKVPLGRSSEAIALLAPGVVNNGGSFKGPTGQSLVSFGGSSASENAYYINGFATTDPLRGFGGLSLPYGAIDQQEVYTGGYSAMYGRSDGGVINVVGKRGTNQWHFGAQVLWEPAFARAGQRDRSYANGLPATPVAGNLYAPDSKDREWTTTVSAYAGGPLVKDKLFLFVAGEYERQEGNTVNPVSGFLSGKPYVAYRQNDPRWYAKVDWNITDNHILEVTGASDKYNSSGTVYRYDYVNRAQGTRIGADDNIKAGGDVYTAKYTGYLTDALTLTAQYGRMKTSDYDAPGGYDPSLTYVDGVTNQNPALNGGVGRGNSQTIVSLFDPGRGNRTTNTRIDLTYKLGDHTISAGIDNQTSKAINQGSASSGPGYYWSYGQGDPNTPISTGLGVPATGGFPNGAEGYYVVKNVASSLATVRSSQRAQYIEDKWQLTERWLLSIGLRNDQFRNYNSDGQPYITQHKPQWAPRLGFSWDVNGDSSFKVYGNAGRYYLGLPLNPSLNAAGAYVSTSQYFTYSGIAADGTPTGLTQMSVPVSANNAFGVLPDPRTVSAQGLKSEYQDEFILGFTKTLGSDWVYGAKLTQRVLRNAIDDYCDIDLVLAKAKSLGHDVTTDSNPVSCWLFNPGKANTFTLVDTSGNYVSVPLSNAEFGFPRLKRRYYGLESFLEHPFDGRWYGKLTYVFSRSYGNTEGQLRSDLYRESRGTGQTAVSTTQDWDNSWIMAYTNGAQNNDHKHQIKLFGYYQITPEWLASANLSLISGAPKPCLGYYGTDRTDPAGYGNSYHFCLGEPSPPGSQGRLPWIRQIDLGVSYRPAFAASRLAFSANVFNVLNEQRVLAIFPNAESSPNKANPLYGTPTSRQLPRYVRLSVSYDY is encoded by the coding sequence ATGACGAACGGCAAACCGGCAATCAAACAGCTACTGGCGCTGGCTATCGGCCTGGGCCTCGCGGGCGGCGCGCTGGCGCAGGCGACCACCGGCAGCATCTTCGGCCAGGTCGACGCCACGCAGGGCGACAGCGTGCAGATCAAGAGCAGTACGGGACTCACGCGCGAAGTCCCGGTGGACGAGAAAGGGCGCTACAGCGCCGGGCAACTGCCGCTGGGCACCTATACCGTGACGCTGCAGCGGCAGGGCCAGGCCGTAGAGACGCGCGACGGCATCGCCATCAAGGTGGGCGCGGGAACCGAAGTGTCCTTCGCCGGCGCGGTCGCGGCGAAGAACCTGAGCGGCGTGAGCGTCACTGCCAATGCCCTGCCGGCGATCGACGTGTCCAGCGTGGACTCGCGCACCGTCGTCACCGCGGACCAGCTCGCCAAGGTGCCGCTCGGCCGCAGCTCCGAAGCCATCGCCCTGCTCGCGCCCGGCGTGGTGAACAACGGCGGCAGCTTCAAGGGCCCCACCGGGCAATCGCTGGTCAGCTTCGGCGGTTCGTCGGCGAGCGAGAACGCGTACTACATCAACGGCTTTGCCACCACCGATCCGCTGCGCGGCTTCGGCGGCCTCAGCCTCCCCTACGGCGCGATCGACCAGCAGGAGGTCTACACCGGCGGCTACAGCGCGATGTACGGCCGCTCCGACGGCGGCGTGATCAACGTGGTGGGCAAGCGCGGCACCAACCAGTGGCACTTCGGCGCGCAGGTGCTGTGGGAACCGGCCTTCGCCCGCGCCGGCCAGCGCGACCGAAGCTACGCCAACGGCCTGCCCGCCACGCCGGTGGCCGGCAACCTCTACGCGCCGGACAGCAAGGATCGCGAGTGGACCACCACGGTCAGCGCCTACGCCGGCGGCCCGCTGGTGAAGGACAAGCTGTTCCTGTTCGTCGCCGGGGAATACGAACGGCAGGAAGGCAACACGGTGAACCCCGTCAGCGGCTTCCTCTCGGGCAAGCCCTACGTGGCCTATCGCCAGAATGACCCGCGCTGGTACGCGAAGGTCGACTGGAACATCACGGACAACCACATCCTCGAAGTCACCGGCGCGTCCGACAAGTACAACTCCTCCGGCACGGTCTACCGCTATGACTACGTCAACCGCGCGCAAGGCACGCGCATTGGCGCGGACGACAACATCAAGGCCGGCGGCGACGTGTACACCGCCAAGTACACTGGCTACCTCACCGACGCGCTCACGCTCACCGCGCAGTACGGCCGCATGAAGACGTCCGACTACGATGCGCCGGGCGGCTACGACCCGAGCCTCACCTACGTCGACGGCGTCACCAACCAGAACCCTGCGCTCAACGGCGGCGTCGGTCGCGGCAACAGCCAGACCATCGTCTCGCTGTTCGATCCCGGCCGCGGCAACCGCACCACCAATACGCGCATCGATCTGACCTACAAGCTCGGCGATCACACCATCAGCGCCGGTATCGACAACCAGACCTCCAAGGCGATCAACCAGGGATCGGCCAGCTCGGGCCCCGGCTATTACTGGAGCTACGGCCAGGGCGATCCGAACACGCCGATCTCCACCGGCCTGGGCGTGCCGGCCACCGGCGGCTTCCCCAACGGTGCCGAGGGCTACTACGTGGTGAAGAACGTCGCCTCCAGCCTGGCCACCGTGCGTTCCAGCCAGCGTGCGCAGTACATCGAAGACAAGTGGCAGCTCACCGAGCGCTGGCTGCTGTCGATCGGCCTGCGCAACGACCAGTTCCGCAACTACAACAGCGACGGCCAGCCGTACATCACCCAGCACAAGCCGCAGTGGGCGCCACGCCTGGGCTTCTCGTGGGACGTGAACGGCGACTCCAGCTTCAAGGTCTACGGCAATGCAGGGCGCTACTACCTGGGCCTGCCACTGAATCCGTCGCTCAACGCCGCGGGCGCGTACGTCAGCACCTCGCAGTACTTCACCTACAGCGGCATCGCAGCGGACGGCACACCCACCGGGCTCACGCAGATGTCTGTGCCGGTGTCGGCGAACAACGCCTTCGGCGTGCTGCCCGATCCGCGGACGGTGAGCGCACAGGGGCTGAAGTCCGAATACCAGGACGAATTCATCCTGGGCTTCACCAAGACCCTGGGCAGCGACTGGGTCTACGGCGCCAAGCTGACGCAGCGCGTTCTGCGCAACGCGATCGACGATTACTGCGATATCGACTTGGTGCTGGCCAAGGCCAAGTCGCTGGGCCACGACGTCACCACCGACAGCAATCCGGTGAGCTGCTGGCTGTTCAATCCCGGCAAGGCCAACACCTTTACCTTGGTGGATACCTCCGGCAACTACGTGAGCGTGCCGCTCAGCAACGCCGAGTTCGGCTTCCCGCGCCTGAAGCGCCGCTACTACGGCCTGGAAAGCTTCCTGGAGCATCCCTTCGACGGCCGCTGGTACGGCAAGCTGACCTACGTGTTCTCGCGCAGCTACGGCAACACCGAGGGCCAGTTGCGTTCGGACCTGTACCGCGAGTCGCGCGGCACCGGCCAGACCGCCGTGTCGACCACGCAGGACTGGGACAACTCCTGGATCATGGCGTACACCAACGGCGCGCAGAACAACGACCACAAGCACCAGATCAAGCTCTTCGGCTACTACCAGATCACGCCCGAGTGGCTGGCCTCCGCCAATCTCAGCCTGATCTCGGGCGCGCCCAAGCCCTGCCTGGGCTACTACGGCACGGACCGCACCGATCCGGCCGGCTACGGCAACAGCTACCACTTCTGCCTGGGCGAGCCTTCGCCGCCCGGCAGCCAGGGCCGCCTGCCGTGGATCCGGCAGATCGACCTGGGCGTGAGCTATCGCCCGGCCTTCGCGGCGAGCCGGCTGGCCTTCAGCGCGAACGTGTTCAACGTGCTCAACGAACAGCGGGTGCTGGCGATCTTCCCGAACGCGGAATCCTCGCCGAACAAGGCCAACCCGCTGTACGGGACGCCGACGTCGCGCCAGTTGCCGCGCTATGTGCGGTTGAGCGTGAGCTACGACTACTGA
- a CDS encoding alpha/beta fold hydrolase encodes MSKPSLPAGPAANQRPLWQRLLIRRLKFLVIVAVVLGVGLGGCYLFAPQWLLRAELARKAMAAHVETHSVQVGDTKWVYYEGGQGPTLVLLHGFAADRNVWLEQLRLLTPHFHVIAPDLPGWGDSTRVDGASYNIDAQAARLQGFVDTLRLQRFMLVGHSMGGAIASVYAADHPEKVGGLALVDAFGLKANENDFARGALSGKNPFAYDDRAGFEHATLLAFEKMPNIPGRFQDVLVEKNQRDRAYLDRTFNELRDPSQYLSVQNRLDRLTMPVLGLWCHDDKIIDISALDSLRGGLSRASSISSSILTGCNHMPVLEKPDETARILGAFALQHMPLG; translated from the coding sequence CGCCTGCTGATCCGGCGCCTGAAGTTCCTCGTCATCGTGGCGGTGGTGCTGGGCGTCGGCCTGGGCGGCTGCTATCTGTTCGCGCCGCAGTGGCTGCTGCGCGCCGAGCTCGCGCGCAAGGCGATGGCCGCGCACGTGGAGACGCACTCGGTGCAGGTGGGCGATACCAAGTGGGTCTACTACGAAGGCGGCCAGGGCCCGACCCTGGTGCTGCTGCATGGCTTCGCCGCCGACAGGAACGTCTGGCTGGAGCAGTTGCGCCTGCTCACGCCGCATTTCCACGTGATCGCGCCGGACCTGCCGGGCTGGGGTGATTCCACGCGCGTGGACGGCGCCAGCTACAACATCGACGCGCAGGCCGCGCGCCTGCAGGGCTTCGTCGATACGCTGCGCCTGCAGCGCTTCATGCTGGTCGGGCATTCGATGGGCGGCGCCATCGCCAGCGTCTATGCGGCCGACCACCCGGAGAAGGTGGGTGGCCTCGCGCTGGTCGACGCCTTCGGCCTGAAAGCCAACGAGAACGACTTCGCGCGCGGCGCGCTGAGCGGCAAGAACCCCTTCGCCTATGACGACCGTGCCGGTTTCGAGCACGCGACGCTGCTGGCCTTCGAAAAGATGCCGAATATCCCGGGGCGCTTCCAGGACGTGCTGGTCGAGAAGAACCAGCGCGACCGCGCTTACCTCGACCGCACGTTCAACGAGCTGCGCGATCCCTCGCAGTATCTGTCCGTGCAGAACCGCCTGGACCGCCTCACCATGCCGGTGCTCGGCCTGTGGTGCCACGACGACAAGATCATCGATATCTCCGCGCTCGATAGCCTGCGTGGCGGCCTGAGCCGTGCCAGCTCGATCAGTTCCAGCATCCTCACCGGCTGCAATCACATGCCGGTGCTGGAAAAGCCGGACGAGACGGCACGCATCCTGGGCGCATTCGCGCTGCAGCACATGCCGCTGGGCTGA
- a CDS encoding DUF2252 family protein, protein MKKAWVVLSAASLLCASVAHAATSRTSWVVAQVYASNHPLAVTDHAELATKMSTMAASASNFYRGTAQLFYQDMRTLPASSYATAQTGYTWIGGDAHVGNFGAWKDSGGNTVFTADDFDEGYLGQYVWDLRRLATGMVLAGRENGLADSDIGSAIKGMVGAYVDKMNDFAGSSAESSFQLKSGNTSGVVQDTIDASKTDTRADLLAKYTQLNGSTRSFQTIAGKLAAVDSTTYGNIVAAMSGYVASIATSKRYAASYYQVKDIRQKLGSGIGSLGKLRYYILVEGPSTSASDDVILEAKQEVASAVAGAAAGQLPAADYGYHEGQRVAMTAKAQTLNADMLIGYATIGGLAYYVHEKSPYAEDFDATQLTSAGKLSTAATYLGQALASAHALADQDYDSAIVGYSIDKQVSNAVTSTSGLASEISAFAFGYADQVELDWQSFVGAYGAGTPLY, encoded by the coding sequence ATGAAGAAAGCGTGGGTCGTCCTGTCCGCCGCCAGCCTGCTGTGCGCGTCCGTCGCGCACGCCGCCACCTCGCGGACCAGCTGGGTCGTGGCGCAGGTTTACGCCAGCAATCATCCGCTCGCCGTCACGGACCATGCGGAGCTCGCCACCAAGATGTCGACGATGGCGGCCAGCGCTTCCAACTTCTACCGCGGCACCGCGCAGCTCTTCTACCAGGACATGCGCACGCTACCCGCTTCCAGCTACGCCACCGCGCAGACCGGCTATACCTGGATCGGCGGCGACGCGCACGTCGGCAACTTCGGTGCGTGGAAGGACAGTGGCGGCAATACGGTGTTCACCGCGGACGACTTCGACGAAGGCTATCTGGGCCAGTACGTATGGGACCTGCGCCGCCTCGCCACCGGCATGGTGCTGGCCGGCCGGGAGAATGGCCTGGCCGACAGCGACATCGGCAGCGCGATCAAGGGCATGGTCGGCGCCTACGTCGACAAGATGAACGACTTCGCCGGCAGCAGCGCCGAGTCCAGCTTCCAGCTCAAGAGCGGCAATACCTCCGGCGTGGTGCAGGACACGATCGACGCGTCGAAGACCGACACTCGCGCCGACCTGCTGGCCAAATACACGCAACTCAATGGCAGCACGCGCAGCTTCCAGACCATCGCCGGCAAGCTGGCCGCGGTCGACAGCACCACCTACGGCAACATCGTCGCCGCGATGAGCGGCTACGTGGCGAGCATCGCCACGTCCAAGCGCTACGCCGCGAGCTACTACCAGGTGAAAGACATCCGCCAGAAGCTGGGTTCGGGCATCGGCAGCCTGGGCAAGCTGCGCTACTACATTCTGGTCGAAGGGCCTTCCACGTCTGCGTCGGACGACGTGATCCTGGAAGCCAAGCAGGAAGTCGCCAGCGCCGTGGCGGGCGCAGCTGCCGGACAGCTCCCGGCAGCCGACTACGGCTATCACGAAGGCCAGCGCGTGGCGATGACGGCGAAGGCGCAGACCTTGAACGCCGATATGTTGATCGGCTACGCCACGATCGGCGGCCTGGCGTACTACGTCCATGAGAAGTCTCCTTACGCGGAAGACTTCGATGCCACCCAGCTGACCAGCGCCGGGAAGCTGAGCACGGCCGCCACATATCTCGGCCAGGCCCTGGCTTCGGCCCACGCGCTTGCCGACCAGGATTACGACAGCGCCATCGTCGGCTACAGCATCGACAAGCAGGTCAGCAATGCGGTGACCAGCACGAGCGGGCTGGCCTCGGAGATCTCGGCGTTCGCCTTCGGCTACGCCGATCAGGTGGAGCTCGACTGGCAATCCTTCGTCGGCGCCTACGGCGCGGGGACGCCGCTGTACTGA
- a CDS encoding MFS transporter, whose protein sequence is MNTVSRDEPQGLRLTWRIVQVVCFTFLAYLVIGLQLAVLPPFVHGELGYGAVLAGLVISTQYIATLLSRGFAGRTSDTAGPKRAALIGMAACGASAVLMILAALLRPWPLASLALLLLGRLALGVGESCVGTGCIMWGIGRVGAAHTAKVISWNGVATYGALAAGAPLGVQLAGAFGFVAIGIAGALLMVLGLLLAWRRPAAKVASGERLPMHHVFGRVLPYGMGLALGAVGFGALATFVTLYYAAMGWSGAAATLSVFGACFVGVRLVFGGAISRFGGYRVALVSFVAEFAGLLVLAAAGSASVAMFGGALTGLGFSLIFPALGVEAVQRVTLSNRGSALGAYSVFTDLALGVAGPLGGWLVSGGRYGPLFVVAACFTAMAFALTGWLYLRYGRETY, encoded by the coding sequence ATGAACACGGTTTCCCGCGACGAGCCCCAGGGCTTGCGGCTTACCTGGCGCATTGTCCAGGTGGTCTGCTTCACCTTTCTGGCCTATCTGGTGATCGGCCTGCAGCTGGCCGTGCTGCCGCCCTTCGTGCACGGCGAGCTGGGCTATGGCGCCGTGCTGGCTGGCCTGGTGATCAGTACGCAGTACATCGCCACGCTGCTCAGCCGCGGCTTCGCCGGCCGCACCTCGGACACCGCCGGCCCCAAGCGCGCGGCGCTGATCGGCATGGCGGCCTGCGGCGCGAGCGCGGTACTGATGATCCTGGCCGCGCTGCTGCGGCCCTGGCCGCTGGCATCGCTCGCGCTGCTGCTGCTGGGCCGCCTCGCGCTCGGCGTCGGCGAAAGCTGCGTCGGTACCGGCTGCATCATGTGGGGCATCGGCCGCGTCGGCGCGGCGCATACGGCGAAGGTGATCTCCTGGAACGGCGTGGCGACGTACGGTGCGCTGGCCGCGGGCGCACCGCTGGGCGTGCAGCTGGCGGGCGCGTTCGGCTTCGTCGCGATCGGCATCGCCGGCGCGCTGCTGATGGTGCTGGGCTTGCTGCTGGCGTGGCGCCGGCCTGCCGCGAAAGTGGCGTCCGGCGAGCGCCTGCCGATGCACCACGTGTTCGGGCGCGTGCTGCCGTACGGCATGGGCCTGGCGCTCGGCGCCGTGGGCTTCGGCGCACTCGCCACCTTCGTCACGCTGTACTACGCCGCGATGGGTTGGAGCGGCGCGGCGGCGACGCTGAGCGTGTTCGGTGCGTGCTTCGTGGGCGTACGCCTGGTGTTCGGCGGAGCGATCTCGCGCTTCGGCGGCTATCGCGTGGCGCTGGTGTCGTTCGTCGCCGAATTCGCGGGCTTGCTCGTGCTCGCCGCGGCAGGCAGCGCGAGCGTGGCGATGTTCGGCGGCGCGCTCACCGGCCTTGGCTTCTCGCTGATCTTCCCGGCGCTGGGCGTGGAAGCCGTGCAGCGCGTGACGCTCAGCAACCGCGGCTCGGCGCTGGGCGCATACTCGGTATTCACCGACCTGGCGCTGGGTGTGGCCGGCCCGCTCGGCGGCTGGCTGGTGTCGGGCGGGCGCTACGGGCCGTTGTTCGTGGTGGCGGCCTGTTTCACGGCGATGGCGTTCGCGCTGACCGGATGGCTGTACCTGCGCTACGGCAGGGAGACGTATTGA
- a CDS encoding recombination-associated protein RdgC yields MFFRNLTLFRFSPAVAEDLNRLDEALAEHRLRPCGPLEMGTKGFVPPVGRGEEAPLTHAVNACTLVTVGSEDKLLPAAVVNDELQRKVQKIAEEEGRKVGGRERKRLKEDLLTELLPRAFVRSSRLSAYVDKRHGWLVLDSSSRKSAENALTQMREALGSFPAVPLAPEEGPRVLMTDWLATGNLPGGLALGDECELRDPATATGAIARCRRQELDSEEVKEHLRNGKQVFQLGLVFDDRMSFVLGEDLVVRKLKFLDVVLDELGDSYQDSAAEMDARFALLTLELERLLNKLEEWFGLPRPADG; encoded by the coding sequence ATGTTTTTCCGCAATCTGACGCTGTTCCGCTTTTCTCCCGCCGTTGCCGAAGACCTCAACCGACTCGACGAAGCCCTGGCCGAGCACCGCCTGCGCCCGTGCGGTCCGCTGGAAATGGGCACCAAGGGCTTCGTGCCGCCCGTGGGGCGGGGCGAGGAAGCGCCTCTCACCCACGCGGTTAACGCCTGCACCCTGGTCACCGTGGGCAGCGAGGACAAGCTCCTGCCGGCCGCCGTGGTCAATGACGAGCTGCAGCGCAAAGTGCAGAAGATCGCCGAGGAGGAAGGCCGCAAGGTCGGCGGCCGCGAGCGCAAGCGCCTCAAGGAAGACCTGCTCACCGAGCTGCTGCCGCGCGCCTTCGTGCGCAGCTCGCGCCTGTCCGCCTACGTGGACAAGCGCCACGGCTGGCTGGTGCTGGACAGCTCCAGCCGCAAATCCGCCGAGAACGCCCTCACCCAGATGCGCGAGGCGCTGGGCAGCTTCCCCGCCGTGCCGCTGGCACCCGAGGAGGGCCCGCGCGTGCTGATGACCGACTGGCTGGCGACCGGCAACCTGCCGGGCGGCCTGGCCCTGGGCGACGAATGCGAACTGCGCGACCCCGCCACCGCCACCGGCGCCATCGCGCGCTGCCGCCGCCAGGAGCTGGACAGCGAGGAAGTGAAGGAACACCTGCGCAACGGCAAGCAGGTCTTTCAGCTGGGCCTGGTGTTCGACGACCGCATGAGCTTCGTGCTGGGCGAGGACCTGGTGGTCCGCAAGCTGAAGTTCCTGGACGTGGTGCTGGACGAGCTCGGCGACAGCTACCAGGACTCCGCCGCCGAGATGGACGCTCGGTTCGCCCTGCTGACCCTGGAGCTGGAGCGTTTGCTGAACAAGCTGGAAGAATGGTTCGGCCTGCCTCGACCGGCGGATGGCTGA
- a CDS encoding YgjP-like metallopeptidase domain-containing protein: MAQHLEGDWLELATTSGGTIRVLKSAHPRARRLRLTVTPKGARVSYPHGTHPAQVSAFLRSHVDWLEKKLDELNLVTKPLPPLRLGYATEFPLRGETTLLDWAEGPYPKVEPYDGGLTLVIPRPHTRALPVARGLLASYFETLMRRDVARWMAGYVPQLGLAPTALRIRPMKSLWGSLDTRDRINLDLALALAPPAALRYVLAHELCHLKVRSHAPRFWAQVENLFPEWREQRDWLRQNGAMLKAELDRLVADVAD; this comes from the coding sequence ATGGCGCAGCATCTGGAAGGCGATTGGCTGGAACTGGCGACCACGAGCGGCGGAACGATCCGCGTGCTCAAGTCGGCGCACCCGCGCGCACGACGCTTGCGCCTCACCGTCACGCCGAAGGGTGCGCGCGTGTCGTATCCGCATGGCACACATCCGGCCCAGGTCAGCGCGTTCCTGCGCAGCCATGTCGACTGGCTGGAAAAGAAGCTGGACGAATTGAACCTCGTCACCAAGCCGCTGCCGCCGCTGCGCCTCGGCTACGCCACCGAATTCCCGCTGCGCGGCGAAACCACGCTACTGGACTGGGCCGAAGGGCCGTATCCGAAAGTGGAGCCGTACGACGGCGGGCTCACGCTGGTGATCCCGCGTCCGCATACGCGTGCACTGCCTGTGGCGCGCGGCCTGCTCGCTTCCTATTTCGAAACGCTGATGCGCCGCGACGTCGCGCGCTGGATGGCCGGCTACGTGCCGCAGCTCGGGCTGGCGCCCACCGCCTTGCGTATCCGCCCGATGAAGAGCCTGTGGGGCAGCCTCGACACCCGCGACCGCATCAATCTCGATCTCGCGTTGGCGCTCGCACCGCCGGCGGCGCTGCGCTACGTGCTCGCGCACGAGCTGTGCCACCTGAAAGTGCGTAGCCATGCGCCGCGCTTCTGGGCGCAGGTGGAGAACCTGTTTCCCGAATGGCGCGAGCAGCGCGACTGGCTGCGCCAGAACGGGGCGATGCTCAAGGCCGAGCTGGATCGGCTCGTCGCCGACGTGGCGGACTGA
- a CDS encoding amino acid aminotransferase — MSHFASVEMTPGDPILGLTEAYVADTRPGKVNLGVGIYYDEQGRIPLLRAVREVEQRLAQEAKPRGYLPIDGLPAYTQATQKLVFGPESPLLAAGRVATSQTIGGSGALRVGADTLKKALPKAKIAISSPSWENHRVVFLAAGFEVVEYTYYDPQTHGLDFAGMLADLGKLEPGTVVLLHACCHNPTGVDLNAEQWQQVAELVKERNLLPFIDMAYQGFDQGIDADATAVRLFAASGIESFVVTSSYAKSFSLYGERAGALSFVAADRDEALRVQSLVKRVIRSIYSSPATHGGALVAGVLNSPELRAMWEQELGEMRERIHAMRAGMVEKLAAHGAPQFGFIQQQAGMFSYSGLSKAQVDRLREEYAIYAIGTGRICVAALNRSNLETVAAAVAAVSKG; from the coding sequence GTGTCGCACTTTGCATCCGTTGAAATGACCCCGGGCGATCCGATCCTGGGGCTCACCGAGGCCTATGTCGCCGATACGCGCCCGGGCAAGGTCAATCTTGGCGTAGGCATCTACTACGACGAACAGGGACGGATCCCGCTGTTGCGCGCCGTGCGCGAAGTGGAGCAGCGCCTGGCGCAGGAAGCGAAACCGCGCGGCTACCTGCCGATCGACGGCCTGCCCGCCTACACCCAGGCCACGCAGAAGCTGGTGTTCGGCCCCGAGTCGCCGCTGCTGGCGGCGGGTCGCGTCGCCACTTCGCAGACTATCGGCGGCAGCGGCGCGCTGCGCGTGGGCGCGGACACGCTGAAGAAGGCGCTGCCCAAGGCGAAGATCGCCATCAGCAGCCCGAGCTGGGAAAACCATCGCGTGGTGTTCCTCGCCGCCGGCTTCGAGGTGGTGGAGTACACCTACTACGACCCGCAGACGCACGGCCTGGATTTCGCCGGCATGCTGGCGGACCTCGGCAAGCTGGAACCGGGCACCGTCGTGCTGCTGCACGCCTGCTGCCACAACCCCACCGGCGTGGATCTCAACGCCGAGCAATGGCAGCAGGTGGCCGAGCTGGTGAAGGAGCGCAACCTGCTGCCCTTCATCGACATGGCCTACCAGGGCTTCGACCAGGGCATCGACGCGGACGCCACCGCGGTGCGCCTGTTCGCCGCTTCGGGCATCGAATCCTTCGTGGTGACCAGCTCGTACGCCAAGTCGTTCTCGCTGTACGGCGAGCGCGCCGGCGCGCTGTCCTTCGTTGCCGCCGATCGCGACGAGGCGCTGCGCGTGCAGTCGCTGGTCAAGCGTGTGATCCGCTCGATCTACTCCAGCCCCGCCACTCACGGCGGCGCCCTGGTGGCCGGCGTGCTCAACAGCCCCGAGCTGCGCGCGATGTGGGAACAGGAACTGGGCGAGATGCGCGAACGCATCCACGCGATGCGCGCCGGCATGGTGGAGAAGCTCGCCGCGCATGGCGCGCCGCAGTTCGGCTTCATCCAGCAGCAGGCGGGCATGTTCTCCTACTCCGGCCTGAGCAAGGCCCAGGTGGATCGCCTGCGCGAGGAGTACGCCATCTATGCGATCGGCACCGGCCGCATTTGCGTGGCGGCGCTCAATCGTTCCAACCTGGAAACCGTGGCGGCGGCCGTGGCGGCCGTCAGCAAGGGCTGA